A section of the Sphaerodactylus townsendi isolate TG3544 linkage group LG11, MPM_Stown_v2.3, whole genome shotgun sequence genome encodes:
- the WIPF3 gene encoding WAS/WASL-interacting protein family member 3, protein SRGGPPPPPPPLPSSSSGSPPPPPPPPPLPSPSTRGGPQPPAPPLPSVSSGGDLPQSSPSSFAQASLESPKSRQEDSKSRNALLSQIRRGTRLRQVVQTNDRSAPQIENTRRRANREGGSLGMGRNDVPQALGSLFADGFPVLRPVGQRDLTGNRSGPSQGVKTSPPAKSPGSLNSNGKTNGSPQMTPESPKPTDQLEISGAQQSARPTVPAVPLPSPLPPLPSGKPSLIFPPPPHFPPPPAESPDKPTSPNIPPPPPPQSDKPCKMPASPSHAIPPPLPLVPPCGLPGRTSQSPSPSSSQLDLRINSPPMPPPPPPPGPTTSTFSSSRPSSLSPLSPNNSQDALPPLPPKSLLVQSQLQKTTVQSLPLPPPPPGPQQAALTQKRRQGRGGGKLTTPPVPPARSPTTELSSKCQYAQISAATHELYPTLKNGTVHISDDFEAKFTFHSVEEFPPPDEFKPFQKIYPSQEAKDNPLLRTQVR, encoded by the exons tctaGAGgtggtccaccaccaccccctcctccccttccatcATCTTCTTCTGGAagtccaccaccccctccccctcctccaccccttccttctccttctactAGAGGTGGTCCACAACCTCCAGCTCCTCCCCTTCCATCAGTTTCTTCTGGAGGGGATCTACCACAGTCATCACCATCTTCATTCGCTCAG GCAAGCTTGGAGTCTCCCAAATCTAGGCAGGAGGATTCCAAAAGTCGAAATGCTTTGTTATCTCAGATCCGGAGAGGCACTCGCTTAAGACAGGTAGTGCAGACCAATGACCGAAGCGCACCTCAAATTGAAA ACACCAGAAGAAGGGCCAACAGAGAAGGAGGAAGCCTAGGAATGGGCAGAAATGATGTCCCTCAGGCACTAGGAAGTCTCTTTGCAGATGGTTTTCCTGTTCTGAGACCAGTTGGCCAACGAGATTTGACAG GGAATCGCTCTGGACCGTCTCAGGGGGTGAAAACATCGCCTCCTGCAAAGTCTCCAGGCTCGCTGAACAGTAATGGAAAAACGAATGGCAGCCCCCAAATGACACCTGAGAGCCCAAAGCCAACAGATCAGTTGGAAATATCTGGGGCCCAGCAATCGGCCCGTCCCACTGTTCCAGCTGTTCCTCTGCCATCACCGTTGCCTCCACTTCCTTCCGGCAAACCTTCGCttatcttcccccctcccccacattttcctcctccccctgcagAAAGCCCTGACAAGCCAACCTCCCCAaacattcctccccctccccctccacaaagCGACAAGCCTTGTAAAATGCCAGCGTCTCCTTCGCATGCCATTCCTCCTCCCTTGCCTCTTGTGCCTCCTTGTGGGCTTCCAGGGAGAACTAGCCAGTCTCCCAGCCCATCTTCCTCTCAGCTGGATCTGAGAATTAATTCCCCGCCCATGCCTCCGCCACCACCTCCCCCAGGGCCTACAACGTCCACTTTTTCCTCATCCAGGCCATCTTCGCTGTCGCCACTTTCACCAAATAACAGTCAGGATGCTCTTCCACCACTACCCCCCAAATCTCTGCTAGTACAGTCCCAGTTACAGAAGACCACCGTTCAATCCTTGCccctcccgcctccccctccTGGCCCACAGCAAGCTGCTCTAACACAGAAGAGGAGACAAGGTAGAGGTGGAG GAAAACTGACGACACCACCGGTGCCTCCTGCAAGGTCTCCAACAACTGAACTCTCAAGCAAATGCCAATATGCCCAAATCTCAGCGGCTACTCATGAGCTTTATCCTACACTTAAGAATGGAACTGTGCACATAAGTG ATGATTTTGAGGCTAAGTTTACTTTCCATTCTGTGGAAGAATTCCCTCCTCCTGATGAGTTTAAGCCATTTCAGAAAATTTATCCTAGCCAAGAAGCTAAAG ATAATCCACTGTTAAGAACACAAGTGAGATGA